A single genomic interval of Streptomyces sp. NBC_00663 harbors:
- a CDS encoding response regulator transcription factor produces the protein MRVVIAEDNALLREGLVLLLTSAGHEVVAVAGTGPEIMPALVEHRPDIAVLDVRMPPGFRDEGLRAALEARRQLPGLPVLVLSQYVEESYAAELLAGGTSGVGYLLKDRVGRVDEFLDALERVAGGGTALDPEVVTELLTRRKDTPLDSLTPREREVLELMAEGHDNATIAKALVVTERAVHKHIGNVFLKLGLPPSDSGHRRVLAVLAYLAHTPPK, from the coding sequence GACGTCCGCCGGGCATGAGGTGGTGGCCGTCGCCGGGACCGGGCCCGAGATCATGCCTGCGCTGGTGGAACACCGGCCGGACATCGCCGTCCTGGACGTGCGGATGCCGCCGGGCTTCCGGGACGAGGGGCTGCGGGCCGCGCTGGAGGCCCGGCGGCAGCTCCCCGGCCTTCCGGTGCTGGTGCTCTCGCAGTACGTCGAGGAGTCCTACGCCGCCGAGCTGCTCGCCGGCGGCACCAGCGGGGTCGGCTATCTGCTCAAGGACCGGGTGGGCCGGGTCGACGAGTTCCTCGACGCGCTGGAACGGGTCGCCGGCGGGGGTACGGCCCTGGACCCCGAGGTCGTCACCGAGCTGCTCACCCGCCGCAAGGACACTCCGCTGGACTCGCTCACCCCGCGCGAGCGCGAGGTGCTGGAGCTGATGGCGGAGGGCCATGACAACGCGACCATCGCGAAGGCCCTCGTCGTCACCGAACGCGCCGTCCACAAGCACATCGGCAACGTCTTCCTGAAGCTCGGCCTGCCCCCGAGCGACAGCGGCCACCGCCGGGTGCTGGCGGTGCTGGCCTACCTCGCCCACACGCCCCCGAAGTAG
- a CDS encoding GTP cyclohydrolase II, translated as MTEIPAATQRSRVRVPLRFGDGYGVDSELVTFHGLVDGQEHLAVVLGEPGPNPLVRLHSECLTGDVFGSARCDCGPQLREAVERIAERGGVLLYLRQEGRGIGLYNKLDAYALQDQGLDTYAANTALGLPEDDRDYTAAAQMLKALGIESLDLLSNNPDKAGQLRDLGIEVRDRVPTGVFTTAHNVRYLRAKVLQTQHTLPLGELSVG; from the coding sequence ATGACCGAGATCCCCGCCGCGACCCAGCGCTCCCGTGTCCGCGTGCCTCTGCGCTTCGGTGACGGCTACGGCGTCGACTCCGAGCTGGTCACCTTCCACGGACTGGTCGACGGCCAGGAACACCTGGCGGTCGTCCTCGGCGAGCCGGGCCCGAACCCCCTGGTCCGGCTGCACTCCGAGTGCCTCACCGGCGACGTCTTCGGCTCCGCCCGCTGCGACTGCGGCCCGCAGCTGCGCGAGGCGGTCGAGCGCATCGCCGAACGCGGCGGCGTGCTGCTGTACCTCCGCCAGGAGGGCCGCGGCATCGGTCTCTACAACAAGCTCGACGCGTACGCCCTCCAGGACCAGGGTCTCGACACCTACGCCGCGAACACCGCGCTGGGCCTGCCCGAGGACGACCGCGACTACACGGCCGCCGCGCAGATGCTGAAGGCCCTGGGCATCGAGTCGCTCGACCTGCTCTCCAACAACCCCGACAAGGCGGGCCAGCTGCGCGACCTCGGCATCGAAGTCCGCGACCGGGTGCCCACCGGGGTCTTCACCACCGCCCACAACGTCCGCTACCTGCGGGCCAAGGTGCTCCAGACCCAGCACACGCTGCCGCTGGGCGAGTTGAGCGTCGGATAG
- a CDS encoding MarR family winged helix-turn-helix transcriptional regulator, with the protein MTTRWLTPEEQRAWRAYIAAAHLLEDAIDRQLQQDAGMPHLYYSILSTLSEAPERRLRMTDLAEGLKITRPRLTYAVTRLEKDGLVGRESCRWDKRGSIAVLTDEGMAEVERAAPGHVDTVRSALFDRLTPEQVGQLEEISRAIADGLQEDTGDEVPWRRRSSPSCS; encoded by the coding sequence ATGACGACTCGCTGGCTCACTCCCGAGGAGCAGCGCGCTTGGCGCGCGTACATCGCCGCGGCGCACCTCCTGGAGGACGCGATCGACCGGCAGCTCCAGCAGGACGCCGGCATGCCGCACCTTTACTACTCCATCCTCTCCACTCTCTCCGAGGCGCCGGAGCGGCGGCTGCGGATGACGGATCTCGCCGAGGGGCTGAAGATCACCCGGCCCCGGCTCACCTACGCCGTGACCCGGCTGGAGAAGGACGGGCTGGTCGGGCGGGAGAGCTGCCGCTGGGACAAGCGCGGCAGCATCGCCGTGCTGACCGACGAGGGCATGGCGGAGGTGGAGCGGGCGGCGCCGGGGCATGTCGACACGGTCCGCTCCGCTCTCTTCGACCGGCTCACCCCGGAGCAGGTGGGGCAGTTGGAGGAGATCTCCAGGGCGATCGCGGACGGGCTCCAGGAGGACACGGGGGACGAGGTTCCGTGGCGGCGGCGGTCGTCCCCGTCCTGTTCGTGA
- a CDS encoding dihydrofolate reductase family protein has protein sequence MPHPYVLLSAAVSLDGYLDDTGPDRLLLSSPADFDRVDEVRASVDAILIGAGTIRADNPRLLVNSAERRAARVAAGKPEYPLKVTVSGSGDLDPEARFWHTGGDKLVYTTDQGAQRAKAHGLAAEVVALGPDVDWHRLLTDLAARGVDRLMVEGGGRIHTQLLQQGLADELQLVLAPLFVGTPEAPRLFGPGGYQDGRLRLVETRQIEDVVLMRYEPTAPGTGPLATPADHHWLRLACELAALCPPSRTAFSVGAVVVAADGTELARGYSREGADPVVHAEEAALAKIAADDLRLASATVYSSLEPCARRASRPAPCARLILDAGVRRVVTTWREPDTFVTAADGNGLLAAAGVDVVVVPEYEERAKAPNRHLLS, from the coding sequence ATGCCGCACCCGTACGTCCTCCTCTCCGCCGCCGTCTCCCTCGACGGCTACCTCGACGACACCGGGCCCGACCGGCTCCTCCTCTCCTCCCCGGCCGACTTCGACCGCGTCGACGAGGTCCGCGCCTCCGTCGACGCGATCCTGATCGGCGCCGGCACCATCCGAGCCGACAACCCGCGCCTCTTGGTGAACTCCGCGGAGCGCCGCGCGGCCCGGGTGGCGGCCGGCAAGCCGGAGTACCCCCTGAAGGTCACGGTCAGCGGCTCGGGCGACCTCGACCCGGAAGCGAGGTTCTGGCACACGGGCGGCGACAAGCTCGTCTATACGACGGACCAGGGCGCCCAGCGTGCCAAGGCGCACGGCCTCGCCGCCGAGGTGGTCGCGCTCGGCCCCGACGTCGACTGGCACCGCCTCCTCACCGACCTCGCCGCAAGGGGCGTGGACCGCCTCATGGTCGAGGGCGGCGGCCGTATCCACACCCAGCTCCTCCAGCAGGGCCTCGCCGACGAACTCCAGCTGGTCCTCGCCCCGCTGTTCGTCGGCACCCCGGAGGCCCCCCGCCTCTTCGGCCCGGGCGGCTACCAGGACGGACGCCTGCGGCTGGTGGAGACCCGGCAGATCGAGGACGTGGTCCTCATGCGCTACGAGCCCACGGCCCCCGGCACCGGTCCGCTCGCCACGCCCGCCGACCACCACTGGCTCCGCCTCGCCTGCGAACTGGCGGCCCTCTGCCCGCCCTCGCGGACCGCCTTCAGCGTCGGCGCGGTCGTGGTCGCCGCCGACGGCACGGAACTCGCCCGCGGGTATTCGAGGGAGGGCGCCGACCCCGTCGTACACGCGGAGGAGGCCGCTCTGGCGAAGATCGCCGCGGACGACCTCCGGCTGGCGTCGGCGACGGTCTACAGCAGCCTCGAACCGTGCGCCCGCCGCGCCTCCCGTCCGGCACCCTGCGCCCGGCTGATCCTCGACGCCGGGGTGCGGCGCGTGGTGACGACCTGGCGGGAGCCCGACACGTTCGTGACGGCGGCGGACGGGAACGGGTTGCTGGCGGCGGCGGGCGTGGACGTCGTCGTGGTCCCGGAGTACGAGGAGCGGGCGAAGGCGCCGAACAGGCACCTGCTGTCATAG
- a CDS encoding alginate lyase family protein, with translation MRPRLTAALLLVPLLATACGTTGADTRTMARALPADAAFTHPGVLVSEAQLAAVKKNVTAGKQPWLKAYFGMRDSKYGAYKYQPEPYASVDCPGGDHADRPAHGCVEEREDAIAAYTQALLFRITGKRQHALKAREILDAWSAKMRRHTEEDAGLQTGWAGSTWARAAEIVRHSPGAGWPADRVARFETMLRTAYLPTVTRKVPDYNGNWDLVMTDAAIGIAVFLEDRKAFDHALERFRERVPAYFYLAKDGTLPLTPKGSSVTTPQKLTAYWFGQRTYKDGMSQETCRNFKHVGYSIAATAHIAETAWHQGINLYGEIKDRLKSTLAFHARYQAGESAPAWLCGGKVDRTMGPDLEVALNHLEGRLGLSVPAARKLAEETRPAGTDNLFVSWETVTHAGNPAA, from the coding sequence ATGAGGCCCCGACTCACCGCCGCTCTCCTGCTGGTCCCCCTCCTCGCCACCGCCTGCGGGACGACCGGCGCCGACACCCGCACCATGGCCCGCGCCCTCCCCGCGGACGCCGCCTTCACCCACCCCGGTGTCCTCGTCAGCGAGGCGCAGTTGGCGGCCGTGAAGAAGAACGTCACCGCCGGGAAGCAGCCGTGGCTGAAGGCGTACTTCGGGATGCGGGACAGCAAGTACGGGGCGTACAAGTACCAGCCCGAGCCGTACGCGAGTGTCGACTGCCCCGGTGGTGACCATGCCGACCGGCCCGCGCACGGCTGTGTCGAGGAGCGCGAGGACGCGATCGCCGCCTACACCCAGGCCCTTCTCTTCCGGATCACCGGCAAGCGGCAGCACGCCCTGAAGGCCAGGGAGATCCTGGACGCGTGGTCGGCGAAGATGCGTCGGCACACCGAGGAGGACGCCGGGCTTCAGACCGGGTGGGCCGGGTCGACCTGGGCGCGGGCCGCCGAGATCGTCCGGCACAGCCCCGGCGCGGGCTGGCCGGCGGACCGGGTGGCGCGGTTCGAGACCATGCTGCGCACGGCGTATCTGCCGACCGTGACCCGCAAGGTCCCCGACTACAACGGCAACTGGGACCTCGTGATGACCGACGCGGCCATCGGGATCGCCGTCTTCCTGGAGGACCGCAAGGCCTTCGACCACGCCCTCGAACGGTTCCGGGAGCGCGTGCCCGCCTACTTCTACCTGGCGAAGGACGGCACGCTGCCCCTCACCCCCAAGGGGTCGAGCGTCACCACACCGCAGAAGCTGACGGCGTACTGGTTCGGGCAGAGGACGTACAAGGACGGCATGTCCCAGGAGACCTGCCGCAACTTCAAGCACGTCGGCTACTCCATCGCCGCCACCGCCCACATCGCCGAGACGGCCTGGCACCAGGGGATCAACCTCTACGGCGAGATCAAGGACCGGCTGAAGAGCACCCTCGCCTTCCATGCCCGCTACCAGGCCGGCGAGTCCGCGCCCGCGTGGCTGTGCGGCGGGAAGGTGGACCGGACCATGGGCCCGGACCTGGAGGTCGCCCTCAACCACCTGGAGGGCCGCCTCGGCCTCTCCGTCCCGGCGGCCCGCAAACTCGCCGAGGAGACCCGCCCGGCGGGCACCGACAACCTCTTCGTCTCCTGGGAGACCGTGACCCACGCGGGCAATCCGGCCGCCTGA
- a CDS encoding M23 family metallopeptidase, giving the protein MASNPPAPEAPYVPSQRSTDAFGYGSYHHDEGAQEVWNPTEDSLRPARGKHRVAKQRGGGLARSSTVLGVGVIAAVGAGGMASANTGKSPVSISMPDLPSVGGVFGGDDEAPKGSATALSSLATSSTETAESGSDAGEALRNRIMAQAESQQNQVDNKVQLAAEAEVAEQSAKAEAAALKQAADDAAEAKKAAEEKAAKEAEAKRLAELAKQFTLPTSSYTITSTFGQAGSLWSSGYHTGLDFAAPTGTLIKAIHSGTITEAGWAGSYGYRTILTLDDGTELWFCHQSSISVSVGQKVSTGDVIGRVGATGNVTGAHLHLEVHPGGADTGIDPMAWLRSKGLTP; this is encoded by the coding sequence GTGGCGTCAAACCCGCCTGCCCCCGAGGCCCCGTATGTGCCGAGCCAGCGCAGCACCGATGCCTTCGGCTACGGCAGCTACCACCATGACGAGGGTGCGCAGGAGGTCTGGAATCCCACCGAGGACTCCCTCCGGCCGGCTCGCGGCAAGCACCGGGTGGCCAAGCAGCGCGGCGGGGGACTCGCCCGCAGCTCCACCGTCCTGGGCGTCGGTGTCATAGCCGCCGTCGGCGCGGGCGGCATGGCCAGCGCCAACACCGGCAAGTCGCCGGTCTCCATCTCGATGCCCGACCTGCCCTCCGTGGGCGGTGTCTTCGGCGGTGACGACGAGGCCCCCAAGGGTTCCGCCACCGCGCTCAGCAGCCTGGCCACCAGCAGCACGGAGACCGCCGAGAGCGGCTCGGACGCCGGTGAGGCGCTGCGCAACCGGATCATGGCGCAGGCCGAGAGCCAGCAGAACCAGGTCGACAACAAGGTCCAGCTCGCCGCCGAGGCCGAGGTCGCCGAGCAGTCCGCGAAGGCCGAGGCCGCCGCGCTGAAGCAGGCCGCCGACGACGCCGCCGAGGCGAAGAAGGCCGCCGAGGAGAAGGCCGCGAAGGAGGCCGAGGCCAAGCGTCTCGCCGAGCTCGCCAAGCAGTTCACGCTGCCGACCTCCTCGTACACGATCACCTCGACCTTCGGTCAGGCCGGTTCGCTCTGGTCCTCCGGCTACCACACCGGTCTCGACTTCGCGGCGCCCACGGGCACGCTGATCAAGGCCATCCACAGCGGCACCATCACAGAGGCCGGCTGGGCCGGCTCCTACGGCTACCGCACGATCCTCACCCTCGACGACGGCACCGAGCTGTGGTTCTGCCACCAGTCCTCGATCAGCGTCAGCGTCGGCCAGAAGGTCAGCACCGGTGATGTGATCGGACGCGTGGGCGCGACCGGCAACGTGACCGGGGCCCATCTGCACCTGGAGGTCCACCCCGGCGGGGCGGACACCGGCATCGACCCGATGGCGTGGCTGCGCAGCAAGGGCCTCACTCCCTGA
- a CDS encoding aldo/keto reductase encodes MTSLRKLGTSDLEVFPLSLGGNVFGWTADEAQSFAVLDAYAAAGGNFVDTADSYSAWVEGNSGGESETIIGRWLKARGNREDVVIATKVSQHPEFQGLTAANIKAAADASLRRLGTDHIDLYYTHFDKPEVPVEEIIGALDELVRAGKVRHIAASNISAERLEKSLAFSEREGLARYVALQPHYNLVSRDTYEGELQDLAERTGLAAVPYFSLASGFLTGKYREGEVVEGARAAGAGKHLETERGRAVLAALDDIAEAHRVPVATIALAWLAAQPTVAAPIASARVAEQLPALLRVAEVTLTDAEVERLTQASA; translated from the coding sequence ATGACTTCTCTTCGCAAGCTGGGCACGTCCGACCTCGAGGTCTTCCCGCTCTCCCTCGGCGGCAACGTCTTCGGCTGGACCGCCGACGAGGCGCAGTCCTTCGCCGTCCTCGACGCCTACGCCGCCGCGGGCGGCAACTTCGTCGACACCGCCGACTCCTACTCGGCATGGGTGGAGGGCAACTCGGGCGGCGAGTCCGAGACGATCATCGGCAGGTGGCTCAAGGCGCGCGGCAACCGCGAGGACGTCGTGATCGCCACGAAGGTCAGCCAGCACCCGGAGTTCCAGGGCCTGACGGCCGCCAACATCAAGGCCGCCGCGGACGCCTCCCTGCGCCGCCTGGGCACCGACCACATCGACCTCTACTACACCCACTTCGACAAGCCCGAAGTGCCGGTCGAGGAGATCATCGGCGCGCTGGACGAACTGGTCAGGGCGGGCAAGGTGCGGCACATCGCCGCCTCCAACATCTCGGCCGAGCGGCTGGAGAAGTCGCTGGCCTTCTCCGAGCGCGAGGGCCTGGCCCGCTACGTGGCACTCCAGCCGCACTACAACCTGGTCTCGCGTGACACCTACGAGGGTGAGCTCCAGGACCTGGCGGAGCGCACCGGCCTCGCCGCTGTCCCGTACTTCTCGCTCGCGTCCGGGTTCCTCACCGGCAAGTACCGCGAGGGCGAGGTGGTGGAGGGCGCCCGGGCGGCGGGCGCCGGCAAGCACCTGGAGACCGAGCGGGGCCGCGCGGTGCTCGCCGCCCTCGACGACATCGCCGAGGCCCACCGCGTGCCGGTCGCCACGATCGCCCTGGCCTGGCTCGCCGCCCAGCCGACGGTGGCGGCCCCGATCGCCTCGGCGCGGGTGGCGGAGCAGCTGCCGGCGCTGCTGCGGGTGGCGGAGGTGACGCTCACGGACGCGGAGGTGGAGCGGCTCACGCAGGCGTCGGCGTAG
- a CDS encoding PrsW family intramembrane metalloprotease, translated as MATFPPYPTHPPTGPAGGALRHAHWWQRKWVRYGALSTLLALSGLVILALVREQTGTEGFLVGLGLAILPVPLLIAAFRWLDRVEPGPWRNLLFCFAWGACAAALIAIVANSFATKWIATATADPSSADTLGATVIAPVVEESAKAAAILLVFLFRRRDFTGIVDGVVIAGVTATGFAFTENILYLGTAFGTDQLTGDRGIASVTAATFFVRVIMSPFAHPLFTVLTGIGFGIAALSADRQHVRRVLLPLSGLLLAMGMHAVWNGSSTFGEYGFFAVYAAFMLPAFGLLTWLVIWTRQRELRTVREELPAYAVTGWLTPAEPFALGSMRARRIARQYARHHAGRPAARAVAQYEAYATSLAFLRHRGRRGRAGADFVVRERELLHELWARREVARPALDHAARMTAPPVPVVAAPWPMHGVYGYGQQTAPYSQAAYPQAAYPAYNPYQS; from the coding sequence GTGGCCACCTTTCCCCCGTACCCGACGCACCCTCCCACCGGCCCCGCCGGCGGTGCGCTGCGGCACGCACACTGGTGGCAGCGGAAGTGGGTGCGGTACGGCGCGCTGAGCACCCTGCTGGCGCTGTCCGGGCTCGTCATCCTCGCCCTGGTGCGCGAACAGACCGGCACCGAGGGCTTCCTCGTCGGCCTCGGCCTCGCGATCCTGCCGGTGCCGCTGCTGATAGCCGCGTTCCGCTGGCTGGACCGGGTCGAACCGGGCCCCTGGCGCAATCTGCTGTTCTGCTTCGCCTGGGGCGCCTGCGCGGCGGCGCTGATAGCGATCGTCGCCAACAGCTTCGCGACGAAATGGATAGCGACGGCGACGGCCGACCCGTCGAGCGCGGACACCCTCGGCGCGACCGTGATAGCGCCGGTCGTCGAGGAGTCGGCCAAGGCCGCCGCGATCCTCCTCGTCTTCCTCTTCCGCAGACGGGACTTCACCGGGATCGTCGACGGCGTGGTGATAGCCGGGGTCACCGCCACCGGCTTCGCGTTCACCGAGAACATCCTCTACCTCGGCACCGCCTTCGGCACCGACCAGCTCACCGGCGACCGCGGCATCGCGTCCGTGACCGCCGCGACCTTCTTCGTGCGCGTCATCATGTCCCCGTTCGCGCACCCCCTGTTCACGGTGCTCACGGGAATCGGCTTCGGCATCGCGGCCCTGTCCGCCGACCGGCAGCACGTCCGCCGGGTCCTCCTCCCCCTCTCCGGCCTGCTGCTGGCGATGGGCATGCACGCCGTCTGGAACGGCTCGTCCACCTTCGGGGAGTACGGCTTCTTCGCCGTCTACGCGGCCTTCATGCTCCCCGCGTTCGGGCTGCTGACCTGGCTGGTCATCTGGACCCGGCAGCGCGAGCTGCGGACCGTCCGCGAGGAGCTGCCCGCCTACGCCGTGACCGGCTGGCTCACCCCCGCCGAACCCTTCGCGCTCGGCTCGATGCGGGCGCGCCGCATCGCCCGCCAGTACGCCCGCCACCACGCCGGACGGCCCGCGGCGCGCGCGGTGGCGCAGTACGAGGCGTACGCGACGTCCCTCGCGTTCCTGCGGCACCGCGGGCGCCGTGGCCGCGCCGGCGCCGACTTCGTCGTACGGGAGCGGGAGTTGCTGCACGAGCTGTGGGCCCGGCGCGAGGTCGCCCGCCCCGCGCTGGACCACGCCGCCCGGATGACGGCACCGCCGGTCCCGGTGGTGGCGGCGCCGTGGCCGATGCACGGGGTGTACGGGTACGGGCAGCAGACGGCCCCGTACTCCCAGGCGGCTTACCCCCAGGCGGCGTACCCCGCCTACAACCCGTACCAGTCGTAG
- the trmB gene encoding tRNA (guanosine(46)-N7)-methyltransferase TrmB — protein sequence MSDSRNAPDASQPPHTPGVPVRHTRAKGEPRFPDGPKADPAGSHFERRIRSFQPRRSRVTAGQADALQRLWPKWGLDIDGQQVIDFGELFGNANPVVLEIGFGMGEATARMAAADPGTNILAVDVHTPGQGNLLALADQGGLPNIRVGNGDAIILLREMLAPDSLDGLRVYFPDPWPKKRHHKRRLIQPEFLSLAATRLRPGAIVHCATDWEPYAEQMLEVLTAHPDFENTQADGGFAPRPDYRPLTRFEGQGLDKGHVVNDLLFRRVQR from the coding sequence GTGTCTGACTCCCGCAACGCCCCCGACGCGTCCCAGCCCCCTCACACCCCCGGTGTGCCCGTTCGGCACACCCGGGCCAAGGGGGAGCCCCGGTTCCCCGACGGTCCGAAGGCTGATCCCGCCGGGTCGCACTTCGAGCGGCGGATCCGGAGTTTTCAGCCGCGGCGCAGCCGGGTGACCGCCGGGCAGGCCGACGCGTTGCAGCGGCTGTGGCCCAAGTGGGGACTGGACATCGACGGGCAGCAGGTCATCGACTTCGGCGAGTTGTTCGGCAACGCCAACCCCGTCGTCCTGGAGATCGGGTTCGGCATGGGTGAGGCCACCGCGCGGATGGCCGCCGCCGACCCCGGCACCAACATCCTCGCCGTCGACGTGCACACCCCCGGCCAGGGCAATCTGCTGGCCCTCGCCGACCAGGGCGGCCTGCCCAACATCCGGGTCGGCAACGGCGACGCGATCATCCTGCTGCGCGAGATGCTCGCCCCCGACTCCCTCGACGGACTGCGCGTCTACTTCCCCGACCCGTGGCCGAAGAAGCGGCACCACAAGCGGCGGCTGATCCAGCCGGAGTTCCTCAGCCTCGCCGCGACCCGCCTCAGGCCGGGTGCGATCGTGCACTGTGCGACCGACTGGGAGCCGTACGCCGAACAGATGCTTGAGGTGCTCACGGCGCACCCGGACTTCGAGAACACCCAGGCGGACGGCGGTTTTGCGCCGCGTCCCGACTACCGGCCGCTGACCCGTTTCGAGGGCCAGGGACTGGACAAGGGACATGTCGTGAACGACCTGCTGTTCCGCCGCGTACAGCGATAG
- the lhgO gene encoding L-2-hydroxyglutarate oxidase, with protein sequence MRSAVAYDCDVLVVGGGIVGLSTAFAITRAAPGTRVTVLEKEAGPARHQTGRNSGVIHSGIYYRPGSLKARYAVKGAAEMVKFCAEYGIAHAVTGKLIVATERDELPRLHGLVQRGRENGIPVRELGAAQIAEYEPEVEGLAAIHVGTTGVCDFVGVARQLAEASGAEIRYGARVERIDRRPELGVAVRTAAGDVVRARVLVNCAGLHCDEVARLAGDDPEMRIVPFRGEYYELARPELVRGLVYPVPDPAFPFLGVHLTRGIDGGVHIGPNAVPALAREGYGWGVVRPRELGATLAWPGSWRIARRHWRYGAGELRRSVSKAAFTGAVRRLLPVVREDDLVPTAAGVRAQAVLRDGTLVDDFLIKEGARTVHVLNAPSPAATASLPIGREVARRALAALGEG encoded by the coding sequence ATGCGTTCAGCGGTCGCTTACGACTGTGACGTGCTCGTGGTCGGCGGAGGCATCGTCGGGTTGTCCACGGCGTTCGCGATCACGCGTGCCGCGCCCGGGACGCGGGTGACCGTGCTGGAGAAGGAGGCCGGGCCCGCCCGGCATCAGACGGGGCGCAACAGCGGGGTCATCCACAGCGGCATCTACTACCGCCCGGGTTCTTTGAAGGCGCGGTACGCGGTGAAGGGCGCCGCGGAGATGGTGAAGTTCTGCGCGGAGTACGGCATCGCGCACGCCGTCACCGGAAAGCTGATCGTCGCGACCGAGCGGGACGAGCTGCCGCGGCTGCACGGCCTGGTGCAGCGCGGCCGGGAGAACGGCATTCCGGTCCGGGAGCTGGGCGCCGCCCAGATCGCGGAGTACGAGCCGGAGGTGGAGGGCCTCGCCGCCATACACGTCGGCACCACCGGCGTGTGCGACTTCGTCGGCGTCGCCCGGCAGCTCGCGGAGGCGTCCGGGGCGGAGATCCGGTACGGCGCCCGGGTCGAGCGGATCGACCGGCGCCCCGAGCTGGGGGTCGCCGTACGCACCGCCGCCGGGGACGTGGTGCGCGCGCGCGTGCTGGTGAACTGCGCCGGACTGCACTGCGACGAGGTGGCGCGGCTGGCCGGGGACGACCCGGAGATGCGGATCGTGCCGTTCCGCGGCGAGTACTACGAGCTGGCGCGCCCCGAGCTGGTGCGGGGGCTGGTGTATCCGGTGCCGGACCCGGCGTTCCCGTTCCTCGGCGTGCACCTCACGCGCGGGATCGACGGGGGCGTGCACATTGGCCCCAACGCGGTGCCGGCGCTCGCCCGGGAGGGGTACGGGTGGGGTGTCGTACGGCCGCGGGAGCTGGGCGCGACGCTCGCGTGGCCGGGGTCGTGGCGCATAGCGCGGCGGCACTGGCGGTACGGGGCCGGGGAGCTGCGGCGGTCGGTGTCCAAGGCGGCGTTCACCGGGGCGGTGCGGCGGCTGCTGCCCGTCGTGCGGGAGGACGATCTTGTGCCGACGGCGGCGGGGGTGCGGGCGCAGGCCGTGCTGCGGGACGGGACGCTGGTCGACGACTTCCTGATCAAGGAGGGGGCGCGGACGGTGCATGTGCTGAACGCGCCTTCGCCTGCGGCGACGGCCTCGCTGCCGATCGGGCGGGAGGTGGCTCGGCGGGCGTTGGCCGCGCTGGGCGAGGGTTGA